Within Candidatus Zixiibacteriota bacterium, the genomic segment TAGCCTCGTACGATTGCCCTTTCAAACCGGAAGCAGCCTTGCTGCTTCCGGTTGTTTTTTTTCAGAGTGTCGCCTTGACAGCCCGCCGCCAATTCTCTACCTTCGCGCGACACGGAAGCAGGCACTAACCCTTCATATCGAGTTAACTCGACGCAACGAAGTTCTTCTGCATGAACCGCCGGCACCCTGACGCACAGCTTGTCCTCGAAGACGGTCGGCGTTTTGTCGGGCGGCGCTTCGGCTCACAGGTCGACGCCGACGGCGAGGTCGTCTTCAATACCGCCATGACCGGCTATCAGGAAATCCTGACCGATCCCTCCTATGCCGGGCAGATCGTCGTCATGAGCTATCCCCAGATCGGAAACTACGGCATCGCCCGTGCCGACGCCGAATCGCGCAAGCCGTTCCTGAGTGCGCTCATCGTCAAGGAGTGCAGCCGCATCTGCAGCAATTGGCGCGCCGCTTACACGCTCGATCAGTACCTGGCGGCACGCGGCATCCCCGGACTCGAAGGCATCGACACGCGCATGTTCGTCCGCCATCTGCGCTCGCGCGGCGCCATGCGCGGCGTGCTCGGCAGTATCGATATTCCCGCCGCGACGCTGATCGAACGCGCGCGCAATCTCCCGTCCATGGCCGGACGCGACCTCGCCTCTCAGGTTTCCCAGATCAATCCTTATGCCTGGGACGAAAGCTCGATTGCCCTCAGCCCCGATTGGCAACAACGCGACCTCTTTGCCGCTGCCACTCAACCGCAATTCCACGTCGTCGTGCTCGACTACGGTGTCAAGTGGAACATCCTGCGAAGTCTGGTGGACGTCGGCTGCCGCGTCTCGGTCGTGCCGGCGCGCACCGATGCTGAGCAGATTCTGTCGGCACAGCCCGACGGCGTCCTGCTTTCCAACGGCCCCGGCGATCCCGACCCGCTCGACTATGCCGTCGCCAATATCCGCCAACTGCTGGGACGCGTGCCGATCTTCGGCATCTGCCTCGGCCATCAACTGCTCGGTCTGGCCTGCGGCGCCAGGACCTACAAGCTCAAGTTCGGCCATCGCGGCAGCAATCACCCCGTCCTCGACACCGCCAGTCGCCGCGTCGAAATCACCGCGCACAACCATGGCTTCGCCGTCGACGCCGACTCGCTCGGCTCTTCGCGCGCCGCCATCACCCACATCAATCTGAATGATCAGACCGTCGAAGGTCTGCGTCTGCTGGACGTTCCCGCCTTTTCCGTGCAGTACCATCCCGAGGCCGCCCCGGGTCCGCATGATGCCCACTACCTGTTTCTGCGCTTCGCCGACCTGATGCGCGAATTTCGCGGTGAGAAATCGACCCATGCCCCGGCGCTCTGATCTCAACCGCGTCCTCGTCATCGGCTCCGGCCCGATCGTCATCGGCCAGGCCTGCGAATTCGACTACTCCGGCACGCAGGCAATCAAGGC encodes:
- the carA gene encoding glutamine-hydrolyzing carbamoyl-phosphate synthase small subunit, with amino-acid sequence MNRRHPDAQLVLEDGRRFVGRRFGSQVDADGEVVFNTAMTGYQEILTDPSYAGQIVVMSYPQIGNYGIARADAESRKPFLSALIVKECSRICSNWRAAYTLDQYLAARGIPGLEGIDTRMFVRHLRSRGAMRGVLGSIDIPAATLIERARNLPSMAGRDLASQVSQINPYAWDESSIALSPDWQQRDLFAAATQPQFHVVVLDYGVKWNILRSLVDVGCRVSVVPARTDAEQILSAQPDGVLLSNGPGDPDPLDYAVANIRQLLGRVPIFGICLGHQLLGLACGARTYKLKFGHRGSNHPVLDTASRRVEITAHNHGFAVDADSLGSSRAAITHINLNDQTVEGLRLLDVPAFSVQYHPEAAPGPHDAHYLFLRFADLMREFRGEKSTHAPAL